A genomic window from Variovorax paradoxus includes:
- the tssA gene encoding type VI secretion system protein TssA — protein sequence MEHALMAAVLAPLNTEAANGFAPDLAAFLAPLQIEGEGPAGPPLRYDPVYSRIRDARMEEDASLPMGEWTRPLKKADWRATEMLCAEVLQRRSKDLQVAAWLTEAWVHRHAIDGLIAGTRLLEGLARDFWQDVHPCIGEDGDADMRTATFVWLNDTLAQTLLMRVPLLAWPDFSPPFINLGDWQRALTTEFGAGAAAAAGNAKSKAKDVAEEPNAQTVSRQDILDHAARDLHALAALDDRVALAADIWQELTALLDERFGADAPSLSKVAEMLARMRQALRSLLQERDPRDEEEPEEPAMPVEPSASWAAYASTPAATSMDDNDMSEAPLSPSPISPPSGPLPQAAASGRIGSRAEAYQLLELAAAYLMREEPHSPTPYLVNRAVAWGRMPLPQLMQEVLREDGDLNRFFSIIGVRPDA from the coding sequence ATGGAACACGCCCTGATGGCCGCCGTGCTCGCTCCCCTGAACACCGAGGCCGCCAACGGCTTCGCACCCGACCTCGCGGCCTTCCTGGCGCCGCTGCAAATCGAAGGCGAAGGCCCCGCCGGGCCGCCGCTGCGCTACGACCCGGTGTACTCCCGCATCCGCGATGCGCGCATGGAGGAAGACGCCAGCCTGCCGATGGGCGAATGGACGCGCCCGCTCAAGAAGGCCGACTGGCGCGCCACCGAGATGCTCTGCGCCGAGGTGCTGCAGCGGCGCAGCAAGGACCTGCAGGTGGCCGCGTGGCTCACCGAGGCGTGGGTGCATCGCCATGCGATCGACGGGCTGATCGCGGGCACGCGGCTGCTCGAAGGGCTGGCGCGCGACTTCTGGCAAGACGTGCATCCATGCATTGGAGAAGACGGCGACGCCGACATGCGAACGGCCACCTTCGTGTGGCTCAACGACACCCTCGCGCAGACCTTGCTGATGCGCGTGCCGCTGCTCGCGTGGCCGGATTTCTCCCCGCCCTTCATCAACCTGGGCGACTGGCAGCGCGCGCTGACCACCGAGTTCGGCGCCGGTGCGGCCGCCGCCGCAGGCAACGCCAAGTCGAAGGCAAAGGACGTGGCCGAGGAGCCGAACGCGCAGACGGTATCGCGCCAGGACATCCTGGACCACGCAGCGCGCGACCTGCATGCGCTTGCCGCGCTCGACGACCGGGTGGCGCTGGCCGCCGACATCTGGCAGGAGCTGACAGCCCTGCTCGACGAACGCTTTGGCGCCGATGCGCCCAGCCTTTCGAAGGTGGCGGAGATGCTGGCGCGCATGCGGCAAGCGCTGCGCAGCCTGCTGCAGGAGCGCGACCCGCGCGACGAAGAAGAGCCAGAAGAGCCGGCCATGCCGGTGGAGCCGTCCGCCAGCTGGGCGGCATATGCATCAACTCCCGCTGCGACCTCGATGGACGACAACGACATGAGCGAAGCCCCTCTTTCTCCTTCTCCCATCTCTCCTCCTTCCGGGCCGCTGCCGCAAGCCGCGGCGAGCGGGCGCATCGGCAGCCGTGCCGAGGCCTACCAGTTGCTGGAGCTGGCCGCCGCCTACCTGATGCGCGAGGAGCCGCACAGCCCGACGCCCTACCTCGTCAACCGCGCGGTGGCCTGGGGGCGCATGCCATTGCCTCAACTGATGCAGGAGGTGTTGCGCGAGGACGGTGACCTGAACCGCTTCTTTTCGATCATCGGCGTCAGGCCCGATGCATAG
- a CDS encoding CBS domain-containing protein, which yields MTERTVFQSISRKHVISLGPQANVRDAACVMTRANCGSVLIMDLPDTLLGILTERDLMTRVLAKGLDPDRTAVRDVMTPNPICVPPETLVSDAVVLMLERGFRHLPLAAGAKILGVFSVRDALPREIGAAVSLTEFREQVNDVLG from the coding sequence ATGACCGAGCGCACTGTTTTCCAGTCCATCTCGCGCAAGCATGTGATCAGCCTGGGTCCGCAGGCGAACGTGCGCGACGCCGCTTGCGTGATGACGCGCGCCAACTGCGGCAGCGTGCTCATCATGGACCTGCCCGACACGCTGCTGGGCATCCTGACCGAGCGCGACCTGATGACCCGGGTGCTTGCCAAGGGACTGGACCCTGATCGCACGGCGGTGCGCGACGTGATGACGCCCAACCCCATCTGCGTGCCGCCCGAAACGCTGGTGTCCGACGCCGTCGTGCTCATGCTCGAACGGGGCTTCCGTCACCTGCCGCTGGCGGCGGGGGCGAAGATTCTTGGCGTGTTCTCGGTGCGCGATGCGTTGCCGCGGGAGATTGGGGCGGCCGTGAGCCTGACCGAGTTCCGCGAGCAGGTGAACGACGTGCTGGGTTGA
- a CDS encoding 2-oxoacid:ferredoxin oxidoreductase subunit beta: MTYLAKPRLRHPTLATNKVGYTRRDYEGKISTLCAGCGHDSISAAIIEACWELDIEPHRVAKLSGIGCSSKTPDYFLGASHGFNTVHGRMPSVLTGANLANRDLLYLGVSGDGDSASIGLGQFAHAMRRGVRMAYIVENNGVYGLTKGQFSATADQGSKSKKGVVNTDSPVDLVAMALQLGASYVGRGFSGNKAQLVPLIKGAISHGGSAFIDVISPCVAFNNHPGSTKSYDYVREHNEAVSRIDFISGRDEIAVDIEPGEVMDVRQHDGTLLRLRSLHPDYNPGDRYAAMAYMQRHHEMGEVVTGLLYVDPLATDLHTALNTSDQPLNAMGPDQLCPGATALERLNASLR, encoded by the coding sequence ATGACCTACCTTGCCAAGCCCCGGTTGCGGCATCCGACGCTGGCCACCAACAAGGTCGGCTACACGCGGCGCGACTACGAGGGAAAGATCTCCACGCTGTGCGCAGGTTGCGGCCACGACTCGATCTCTGCCGCCATCATCGAGGCCTGCTGGGAGCTGGACATCGAACCGCATCGCGTGGCCAAGCTCTCGGGCATCGGCTGCAGCTCGAAGACGCCGGACTACTTCCTGGGCGCATCGCACGGCTTCAACACCGTGCACGGCCGCATGCCCAGCGTGCTGACCGGCGCCAACCTCGCCAACCGCGACCTGCTGTACCTGGGCGTTTCGGGCGACGGCGACTCGGCGTCCATCGGCCTGGGCCAGTTCGCCCATGCCATGCGGCGCGGCGTGCGCATGGCCTACATCGTGGAGAACAACGGGGTCTACGGCCTCACCAAGGGCCAGTTCTCGGCTACCGCCGACCAGGGCTCGAAAAGCAAGAAGGGCGTCGTCAATACCGACAGCCCCGTGGACCTGGTGGCCATGGCGCTGCAGTTGGGCGCCAGCTACGTGGGGCGGGGCTTTTCGGGTAACAAGGCGCAACTTGTGCCACTGATAAAAGGGGCGATCAGCCACGGCGGCTCCGCCTTCATCGACGTCATCAGCCCCTGCGTTGCCTTCAACAACCACCCCGGCAGCACCAAGAGCTACGACTACGTGCGCGAGCACAACGAGGCGGTGAGCCGTATCGACTTCATCAGCGGGCGGGACGAAATTGCCGTCGATATCGAACCGGGCGAAGTGATGGACGTACGCCAGCATGACGGCACGCTGCTGCGCCTGCGCAGCCTGCACCCCGACTACAACCCTGGCGACCGCTACGCCGCCATGGCCTACATGCAGCGGCACCACGAGATGGGCGAGGTGGTGACCGGCCTGCTCTACGTCGACCCGCTGGCCACCGACCTGCACACGGCGCTCAACACCAGCGACCAGCCGCTCAACGCGATGGGGCCTGACCAGCTTTGCCCCGGCGCCACGGCGCTGGAACGGCTCAACGCCTCCTTGCGCTGA
- a CDS encoding 2-oxoacid:acceptor oxidoreductase subunit alpha: MKQIEAVNDFVIKFANVNGSGSASANELFAKAILRMGVPVSPRNIFPSNIQGLPTWYEVRVTEQGHLGRRGGTDMMVAMNPQTWDADLAELEPGGYLFYDSTRPLPPSKFRSDVRVIGMPLTEICNAVYQDPRQRQLFKNIVYVGALAILLGIEPEVVEKLFGEQYKGKEKLLASNVQALHLGCDFARENLHEPLGLRVRRADGVGNRIFVDGNSAAALGCVYGGATVAAWYPITPSSSVAEAFQKYCTKFRVDPATGQHRFAIVQAEDELASIGVVVGAGWNGARAFTATSGPGISLMSEFIGLAYFAEIPVTLINVQRGGPSTGMPTRTQQADILSCAYASHGDTKHVLLFPEDPHECFEHAAAALDLADRLQTPVFLMTDLDIGMNQRLCEPFAWDDSKAYDRGKVMSAEELEAGRDFGRYKDVDGDGIPWRTLPGTHPTKGSYFTRGTTRDAYARYSERGPDYIYNMERLLKKFATAATLVPQPVLRPAAEKTKLGVIYFGSTSPSMHEALQALEERGIHLDALRLRAFPFADSVVQFLAQHERVFVVEQNRDAQMRSLLVNELDADPARLIRVLHFDGTPITARFIVQSISAHVQQQTTQASGSTDTKEPA; encoded by the coding sequence ATGAAGCAGATAGAGGCAGTCAACGACTTCGTCATCAAGTTCGCCAACGTCAACGGCTCGGGTTCGGCCTCGGCCAACGAGCTGTTCGCCAAGGCGATCCTGCGTATGGGCGTGCCAGTGAGCCCGCGCAACATCTTCCCCAGCAACATCCAGGGCCTGCCCACCTGGTACGAGGTGCGCGTGACGGAGCAGGGCCATCTCGGGCGGCGCGGCGGCACCGACATGATGGTGGCGATGAATCCGCAGACCTGGGACGCTGACCTGGCCGAGCTGGAGCCCGGCGGCTATCTCTTTTACGACAGCACGCGGCCGCTGCCGCCATCGAAGTTCCGCAGCGACGTTCGCGTGATCGGCATGCCGCTCACCGAAATCTGCAACGCCGTCTATCAAGACCCGCGGCAGCGCCAGCTGTTCAAGAACATCGTCTACGTGGGCGCCCTGGCCATCCTGCTCGGCATCGAGCCGGAGGTGGTCGAGAAGCTGTTCGGCGAACAGTACAAGGGCAAGGAAAAGCTGCTCGCCTCCAACGTGCAGGCGCTGCACCTGGGCTGCGACTTCGCGCGGGAGAATCTGCATGAGCCATTGGGGCTGCGGGTGCGGCGCGCCGACGGGGTCGGCAACCGCATCTTCGTCGATGGCAACAGCGCCGCCGCTCTGGGCTGCGTGTATGGCGGCGCCACGGTCGCGGCCTGGTATCCGATCACGCCGTCGTCTTCGGTGGCCGAGGCCTTCCAGAAGTACTGCACCAAATTCCGCGTGGACCCGGCCACCGGCCAGCATCGCTTTGCCATCGTGCAGGCGGAAGACGAGCTTGCATCGATCGGTGTGGTGGTCGGCGCCGGGTGGAACGGCGCACGCGCTTTCACCGCGACCTCGGGGCCGGGCATTTCGCTGATGAGCGAGTTCATCGGGCTGGCCTACTTTGCGGAGATTCCCGTCACGCTCATCAACGTGCAGCGCGGCGGCCCTTCCACCGGCATGCCGACGCGCACGCAGCAGGCCGACATCCTCTCCTGCGCGTATGCATCGCACGGTGACACCAAGCACGTGCTGCTGTTTCCCGAAGATCCGCACGAGTGCTTCGAGCATGCGGCCGCGGCGCTGGACCTGGCCGACCGGCTGCAGACGCCGGTGTTCCTGATGACCGACCTGGACATCGGCATGAATCAGCGCCTGTGCGAGCCTTTTGCCTGGGACGACAGCAAGGCCTACGACCGCGGCAAGGTCATGAGCGCCGAAGAGCTCGAGGCGGGCCGCGACTTCGGCCGCTACAAGGACGTGGACGGCGACGGCATTCCCTGGCGCACGCTGCCCGGAACGCACCCGACCAAGGGCAGCTACTTCACGCGCGGCACGACGCGCGACGCCTACGCCCGCTACTCGGAGCGCGGGCCGGACTACATCTACAACATGGAGCGGCTGCTGAAGAAGTTCGCAACCGCGGCCACGCTGGTGCCGCAGCCGGTGCTTCGGCCCGCCGCCGAAAAGACCAAGCTGGGCGTGATCTATTTCGGCTCCACCAGCCCATCGATGCACGAAGCGCTGCAGGCGCTGGAAGAACGCGGCATCCATCTCGATGCACTGCGGCTGCGCGCCTTTCCCTTTGCGGACAGCGTGGTGCAGTTCCTGGCGCAGCACGAGCGGGTGTTCGTGGTTGAGCAGAACCGCGACGCACAGATGCGCAGCCTGCTGGTCAATGAGCTGGACGCCGATCCGGCCCGGTTGATACGGGTGCTGCATTTCGACGGCACGCCCATCACCGCGCGCTTCATCGTGCAGTCGATCAGCGCGCATGTGCAACAACAGACGACGCAAGCCTCCGGCAGCACCGACACGAAAGAGCCTGCATGA
- a CDS encoding FAD-dependent oxidoreductase, which yields MQRTNIANPAYFHKVVDCQYACPAHTPVPEYIRMIAQRRYSDAYMINWVSNVFPGILGRTCDRPCEPACRRGRVEEGNTGEPEPVAICRLKRVAADMKDDVRARMPKLEPKNGKRVACVGAGPASLTVARDLAPLGYEVTVFDGEAKAGGFIRTQIPRFRLPESVIDEETGYILDLGVEFRSGERIDSMTALMAQEWDAIFVGCGAPRGRDLDVPGRQEAAASIHIGIDWLNSVSFGHVSSIGKRVIVLGGGNTAMDCCRSARRLGGTDVKVIVRSGFAEMKASPWEKEDAQHEGIPIVDFHVPKAFVHEEGKLLGMRFEIVRAEYDDKGRRSLVPTGEPDAYFECDEVLVAVGQENAFPWIERDCGIAFDKSGLPKLDENTFQSTVPNVFFGGDAAFGPKNIITAVAHGHEAAVSIDKLLRAEPVYVRPAPMTNLVSQKMGIHEWSYDNDTSNDLRYKVPWAKAETALASIRVEVELGFDAATAFKEAERCLNCDVQTVFTEAACIECDACVDICPMDCINFIDNGEEVELRSRLKAPALNLAQDLYVSGGLKTGRVMVKDEDVCLHCGLCAERCPTGAWDMQKFLLKMTPAGAEAGVTA from the coding sequence TTGCAGCGAACGAACATTGCCAACCCGGCCTATTTCCACAAGGTCGTCGATTGCCAGTACGCCTGCCCGGCGCACACCCCCGTCCCTGAATACATCCGCATGATCGCGCAGCGCCGCTACAGCGACGCCTACATGATCAACTGGGTGTCCAACGTCTTCCCCGGCATCCTGGGTCGCACCTGCGACCGGCCCTGCGAGCCGGCCTGCAGGCGAGGGCGGGTGGAAGAGGGCAACACAGGGGAGCCCGAACCGGTGGCCATCTGCCGGCTCAAGCGCGTGGCGGCCGACATGAAGGACGACGTGCGCGCGCGCATGCCGAAGCTGGAGCCGAAGAACGGCAAGCGCGTTGCCTGCGTCGGTGCGGGGCCGGCCTCGCTCACCGTCGCACGCGACCTGGCGCCGCTCGGCTACGAAGTGACGGTGTTCGACGGCGAAGCCAAGGCCGGCGGCTTCATCCGCACGCAGATACCGCGCTTTCGCCTGCCGGAGTCGGTCATCGACGAGGAGACGGGCTACATCCTCGACCTGGGCGTCGAGTTCCGCAGCGGCGAGCGCATCGACTCGATGACGGCGCTGATGGCACAGGAGTGGGACGCGATCTTCGTCGGCTGCGGGGCACCACGCGGGCGCGACCTGGACGTGCCTGGCCGGCAGGAAGCGGCGGCCAGCATCCACATCGGCATCGACTGGCTCAACTCAGTTTCTTTCGGCCACGTCAGCAGCATCGGCAAGCGCGTGATCGTGCTGGGCGGTGGCAACACGGCCATGGACTGCTGCCGCTCGGCCCGCCGCCTTGGTGGCACCGACGTGAAAGTCATCGTGCGCAGCGGCTTTGCTGAGATGAAGGCCTCGCCCTGGGAAAAGGAAGACGCCCAGCACGAAGGCATTCCGATCGTCGACTTCCACGTGCCCAAGGCCTTCGTTCACGAAGAAGGCAAGCTCTTGGGCATGCGCTTCGAGATCGTCCGTGCCGAGTACGACGACAAGGGCCGCCGCTCGCTGGTGCCTACCGGCGAGCCGGACGCGTATTTCGAATGCGACGAAGTGCTGGTGGCGGTGGGCCAGGAAAACGCATTCCCGTGGATCGAGCGAGACTGCGGCATCGCCTTCGACAAGTCGGGCCTGCCGAAGCTGGACGAGAACACCTTCCAGTCGACGGTGCCCAACGTGTTCTTCGGCGGCGATGCGGCCTTCGGCCCCAAGAACATCATCACGGCCGTGGCCCATGGCCACGAGGCTGCGGTGTCGATCGACAAGCTGCTGCGTGCCGAGCCGGTCTACGTTCGCCCGGCGCCGATGACCAACCTGGTGTCGCAGAAGATGGGCATCCACGAGTGGAGCTACGACAACGACACCTCCAACGACCTGCGCTACAAGGTGCCGTGGGCCAAGGCAGAGACGGCACTGGCCAGCATCCGCGTGGAGGTGGAGCTGGGCTTCGACGCCGCCACCGCCTTCAAGGAGGCCGAGCGCTGCCTGAACTGCGACGTGCAGACCGTGTTCACCGAAGCTGCCTGCATCGAATGCGATGCCTGCGTGGACATCTGCCCGATGGACTGCATCAACTTCATCGACAACGGCGAAGAAGTCGAGTTGCGCTCCCGGCTCAAGGCGCCGGCGCTGAACCTGGCGCAAGACCTGTATGTGTCCGGCGGGCTCAAGACGGGCCGCGTGATGGTCAAGGATGAAGACGTCTGCCTGCACTGCGGCCTGTGCGCCGAGCGCTGCCCCACGGGCGCGTGGGATATGCAGAAGTTCTTGCTGAAGATGACGCCTGCAGGGGCGGAGGCGGGGGTGACGGCATGA
- a CDS encoding LysR substrate-binding domain-containing protein, with protein MFHQYYKSIRCFHAVAKTGGFTSAAQYLHIGQPTVTDQVKALEARFNVELFLRSGRGVRLTAAGERLYAITQGLFGQEEEAMLFLESARKLKVGLVRVGAVSPPIALELARNFKEAHPSLDLTVSIGSEESTLRGLQDFSIDVGIVAEPAAAEGLHIAPYRTERIVAVVPEGHAWTKRASITTRDIEHETVILREPGSKTRHRVERACLQQKVNLNCAMEINSREAILHAVANGMGVGFVTQVEFIPLPGLAAVAIDDEQLSISYSLCCLSIRRERPLIDALFAVALEGSAG; from the coding sequence ATGTTCCACCAGTACTACAAATCGATCAGATGCTTCCATGCCGTGGCGAAGACGGGCGGCTTCACCTCGGCGGCGCAATACCTGCACATCGGGCAGCCGACGGTGACCGACCAGGTCAAGGCCCTTGAAGCCCGCTTCAACGTGGAACTGTTCCTGCGCAGCGGGCGCGGCGTGCGGCTCACCGCGGCCGGCGAGAGGCTCTATGCCATCACGCAGGGCCTGTTCGGGCAGGAGGAGGAGGCGATGCTCTTCCTGGAGAGCGCGCGCAAGCTCAAGGTGGGGCTGGTGCGCGTCGGTGCGGTGTCGCCGCCCATTGCGCTGGAGCTGGCGCGCAACTTCAAGGAGGCGCATCCGTCGCTGGACCTGACGGTGTCGATCGGGTCGGAGGAGTCCACCCTCCGGGGGCTGCAGGACTTCTCCATCGACGTGGGCATCGTCGCCGAACCCGCGGCGGCCGAAGGCCTGCACATCGCGCCCTACCGCACGGAGCGCATCGTCGCGGTGGTGCCCGAGGGCCATGCGTGGACGAAGCGCGCATCGATCACCACCCGCGACATCGAACACGAAACGGTCATCCTGCGCGAGCCCGGTTCCAAGACCCGCCATCGCGTCGAGCGCGCCTGCCTGCAGCAGAAAGTCAACCTGAACTGCGCCATGGAAATCAACAGCCGCGAGGCCATCCTGCACGCGGTGGCCAACGGAATGGGCGTCGGCTTCGTCACGCAGGTGGAGTTCATTCCGCTGCCGGGCCTTGCGGCAGTGGCGATCGACGATGAGCAGCTGTCGATCAGCTATTCGCTGTGCTGCCTTTCCATCCGCAGGGAGCGGCCGCTGATCGATGCCCTCTTTGCCGTTGCCCTGGAGGGGTCGGCCGGCTAG
- the psrA gene encoding iron-containing alcohol dehydrogenase PsrA, with amino-acid sequence MPHAYHNPVSIHCGRGSLERLPTILAGRRVVVVTFPEARELGLVARLRELLKDSLLGVIDDVRPNPDVAHLSALYNRFWQSPEACDAIVAVGGGSAIDTAKALMVGTASGQFDELVGLLATGKPFAPTSVKPLIAVPTTAGTGSEVTPWATIWDAARQKKYSLHLEATWPEAAIVDPELMLSVPAGTTVSTGLDALSHALESVWNVNANPISDTFAISAVQDIFECLPALRADLGNIELRERMALAALKAGLAFSNTKTALAHSISYEMTLRYGLAHGIACSFTLPIVLEKAWARSPDRDRTLQRLFGPDLTIGSRRLRDFLQGLGVKTEFADYGVADSEAAAMIARAMDGARGKNFIGAVSAQ; translated from the coding sequence ATGCCCCACGCGTACCACAACCCCGTTTCCATCCACTGCGGCCGAGGCAGTCTGGAGCGGTTGCCCACGATCCTCGCCGGCCGCCGCGTCGTCGTCGTCACCTTTCCCGAAGCCCGCGAGCTCGGACTGGTCGCCCGCCTCCGCGAGCTTCTGAAAGACTCGCTGCTCGGCGTGATCGACGACGTGCGCCCCAATCCCGACGTGGCGCACTTGAGCGCCCTCTACAACCGCTTCTGGCAATCGCCCGAAGCATGCGACGCCATCGTCGCCGTGGGCGGCGGCAGCGCCATCGACACGGCCAAGGCACTGATGGTGGGCACGGCAAGCGGCCAGTTCGACGAGCTCGTCGGCCTGTTGGCAACCGGCAAGCCCTTTGCCCCCACCAGCGTCAAGCCGCTGATCGCGGTGCCGACGACGGCGGGCACCGGCAGCGAAGTGACGCCCTGGGCCACGATCTGGGATGCCGCCCGGCAGAAGAAGTACTCGCTGCACCTGGAGGCCACATGGCCTGAAGCCGCCATCGTCGATCCCGAGCTGATGCTCTCGGTGCCGGCGGGCACCACCGTGTCGACGGGGCTCGATGCGCTTTCCCACGCGCTGGAATCGGTGTGGAACGTGAACGCAAACCCCATCTCCGACACCTTCGCCATCTCCGCCGTGCAGGACATCTTCGAGTGCCTGCCGGCGCTGCGGGCCGATCTCGGCAACATCGAACTGCGCGAGCGCATGGCGCTGGCCGCGCTCAAGGCCGGCCTTGCGTTCTCCAACACGAAGACGGCCCTGGCCCATTCGATCTCGTACGAGATGACGCTGCGCTACGGCCTGGCGCACGGGATCGCCTGCTCGTTCACCCTGCCGATCGTTCTTGAAAAGGCATGGGCCCGCTCTCCCGATCGGGACCGCACGCTGCAGCGCCTGTTCGGGCCCGACCTGACCATTGGCTCCCGGCGCTTGCGCGACTTTCTCCAGGGACTCGGCGTGAAGACCGAGTTCGCGGACTACGGCGTGGCGGACAGCGAAGCCGCGGCCATGATCGCGCGCGCCATGGATGGAGCGCGCGGCAAGAACTTCATAGGGGCGGTGTCCGCCCAGTAG
- a CDS encoding MFS transporter: MQLANQGLQAGAYAPPLEHSFRRAQWRMLLAAMFCYLFFYTGRQTFGFAIPGLQKEFGLSKEVLGWASASLLWCYAIGQAINGNLADKFGGRRVMTAGAILSCAANWVVSFAVGFKTLAIPWGVNGYFQALGWAPGSRLLSNWWGTGERGKVFGFYTFAAGCASVLSFVTSIVVVNVLHLDWRWIFRLPVLLMLVGGIAFYLIARERPEDLGFKSPDTGIANEEDAKAAAQHTSEESSWTRYKAVLCNPKLLVAALAIGFQNAARYGLIVWVPVHFLGKDWSKMADGMIDPAWISVALPVGMAFGALTNGWISDRVFGSKRYKAIVLYMLLGAAASVGMYLLPTSIGGLALLFLAGFFVYGPASSFWALCPDLVGAKRSGTATGVMNFFSYLLAGLGEPLIGRLLDHSGNTSMVFPIVAASCLISAFIAVFIRR, translated from the coding sequence ATGCAATTGGCAAATCAAGGCCTGCAGGCCGGGGCGTACGCGCCGCCTCTCGAACATTCATTCCGGCGCGCGCAGTGGCGAATGCTGCTGGCAGCGATGTTCTGCTACCTCTTCTTCTATACCGGCCGGCAGACCTTCGGCTTCGCCATCCCGGGGCTGCAGAAGGAATTCGGATTGTCGAAGGAGGTCCTGGGTTGGGCCTCGGCCAGCCTGCTGTGGTGCTACGCCATCGGCCAGGCGATCAACGGCAACCTCGCCGACAAGTTCGGCGGCCGGCGCGTGATGACTGCGGGCGCCATCCTGTCCTGCGCGGCCAACTGGGTGGTGAGCTTCGCCGTCGGGTTCAAGACGCTCGCGATTCCATGGGGCGTCAACGGCTACTTCCAGGCGCTCGGCTGGGCGCCGGGCAGCCGCCTGCTGTCGAACTGGTGGGGCACCGGGGAGCGCGGCAAGGTCTTCGGCTTCTACACCTTCGCTGCCGGATGCGCGTCGGTCCTGTCGTTCGTCACGTCCATCGTGGTGGTCAACGTACTGCACCTGGACTGGCGCTGGATCTTCAGGCTGCCCGTGCTGCTGATGCTGGTGGGCGGCATCGCGTTCTACCTGATCGCCCGGGAGCGCCCCGAAGACCTCGGCTTCAAGTCGCCCGACACCGGCATCGCCAACGAGGAAGACGCAAAGGCCGCCGCCCAGCACACGTCCGAAGAAAGCTCGTGGACGCGCTACAAGGCCGTGCTCTGCAACCCGAAGCTGCTCGTCGCGGCACTCGCCATCGGCTTCCAGAATGCCGCGCGCTACGGGCTGATCGTCTGGGTGCCGGTGCACTTTCTCGGCAAGGACTGGAGCAAGATGGCCGACGGCATGATCGATCCCGCATGGATCTCGGTCGCACTGCCGGTGGGCATGGCCTTCGGCGCACTCACCAACGGCTGGATCTCCGACCGCGTCTTCGGCTCGAAGCGCTACAAGGCCATCGTGCTGTACATGCTGCTGGGCGCGGCAGCCTCGGTCGGCATGTACCTGCTGCCCACGAGCATCGGCGGCCTGGCACTTCTGTTCCTCGCAGGCTTCTTCGTCTACGGCCCCGCCTCTTCGTTCTGGGCGCTGTGCCCCGACCTCGTGGGCGCCAAGCGCTCGGGCACCGCCACCGGCGTCATGAACTTCTTCTCGTACCTGCTGGCGGGCCTCGGCGAACCGCTGATCGGCCGGCTGCTGGATCACTCGGGCAACACCTCGATGGTCTTTCCGATCGTGGCCGCCAGCTGCCTCATCAGCGCCTTCATCGCGGTCTTCATCCGTCGCTGA